The nucleotide window ATGCCCCCCACGATGCGTTGCGAAGACATTAACCTAGTGCCCTTTCATGATCGATTCACATCGGGACATCCATCATCAGATAGTGGGAGGGCGGCAATCCCAGGCGGCGATAGGCCTCGATGGCGTTGAGGTTGTCCTTGTCCACATAGAGCCTGATACCGAATACATCGCCCTGTCCCTTTGCCATGACCCTGATCTCTTCCAGCAGAGCGCGCAGAAACCCCTTCCGCCGATGATCGATATTGACATAGACGCTCTGCACCCACCAATATTCCCCGTTCCTCCAGTCGCTGAACTCGGATGTTATCATGCATTGGCCAACGACATGGCCCTCCTGCCTGACCAACAGATAGAAGCCCCTGCCCGGTTCGCCTAAGAACCGCTTCATGGCGCTGGTGACCGTCTCCCTATCCAAGGTTTTCCCTTCCGATTCCTTCGCCATTCTCAGGATGTTGTCGACGATCGCTTCGATATCGTCGGGGCCTGCTTTCGATGTAATGAAACCCATGAGATCGACCGCTCTTTCTACCCGAAAGGCCAGGTAGGTCTTTATCTTTGACCCGCACGTCATCGAATGGACGTGTTATTCTTCTGCCTTTATCAGGCACATGATCCCCACCATCCCTATGTCACACTGGCCGGAGCGTGCCCGCGAACACCTGCCATGCCAGAGCGGTCTTCGCCACCAGACTGAGCACTATGTAGATGTACTCCCCGTACAGGTAGTCCTTCCATCTTCCTACTTTGCGATACTGCAGGATCATATTGAATGCGAAGGAAAAGAAGAACACCGCCAGGGATATGAAGATGAAATAAACGAAGGTGGGGACCGAGTTCGAACTTGTCGACCCTGATCCAACGAGGTAGATCGTGATGCCTATCCAGGGGACGATACCGGCCAAGGTTCCGAAAATGAAGGGCGTCCAGTTGACCTTTTCCCTCTTCTGGTTGTACATCTCCATGAGCATCCCGAACAGGTTCATGCAGGCATTCACAGCGAAGATGGCGATCAGGCTGACGATGTCATAGATCCCGACCAACATCGATATGACCACGATCATGACCGATGAACTGACGGCATACTCGACCCACCTGGCATAGTTGATGTGATTCTCCAGGTTGGCAACGTACCATTTGAAGGCCCGAGGGGTCGAGAGCAGGAGATGATCTGCAGCCGAGATGAACAGGAACAGTGCTATCATCGGGGCGATCGGCAGATTATAGACGACCTGGACCACGGGATCGAGATGTTGGGTCAGCTGGTTGTACTTGAGGAATGAACTAGAGATCGGCAGGGCATAATTGCTGCTGATGGCTAGAATAATGGCAGCCTGGACAAAATGAAGAAAACCCATTGCGATGTTGAATCTTCTCAGTCCCTTGTAGGTTGGTGATTCCCTCGTCATGATCATACCCACATCTCAGACGGTGCCATTCGTATATGTTATCGACTTTCGATATACAAATTGTTCTCATCCAAAACGTTATGGATCGGATCACGATCGAATGCTTGGGTCGCCGCCTCTCTCAAGGAACTTACTTTCTTGGATCGGTCAGAAAACATGGAGATCCCTTACTGAAGACAGCGGAAACAGCACCCTATTCTGCGGATTCGGTGAGCCAATGTCAAATACGAGTGCCATGACTTTTGTTTTTCCGGAGATGTCAGGATGAGGTACAAACTGTTCGGTAAGGGCGGGCTCAAAGTCTCCGAGCTCTGCCTGGGTACCATGACCTTCGGAGAGGATTGGGGATGGGGTGCCTCGAAGGAGGAGAGCAAAAGGATCTTCGATGCCTATGTCAACGCCGGAGGCACCTTCGTCGATACGGCCAATGGCTATACCAATGGAACCAGCGAAAAATACGTGGGAGAATTTATCGCCCAGGATCGGGAAAGGTTCGTTCTTGCCACGAAATTCACGTTCGGCGGCAAACCCGACAACCCAAACGGTGGAGGGAATCATAGGAAGAGCATGTTCCAGGCCCTCAACGCCAGCCTGAAGCGCCTCAACACCGATTACGTCGACATCTATTGGGTGCATGCGTGGGACCAGATCACTCCCCTTGAGGAGCTAATGAGGGGGCTGGACGATATGGTCCGAGCCGGAAAGGTGCTGTATGTCGGTTTCTCGGACGCCCCTGCCTGGGTCGTTGCCAGGGCGAACGCGATGGCCGAGGAAAGAGGATGGACGATCTTCACTGGATTGCAGATACCGTATAGCCTGGTGGAACGGACACCGGAGAGGGAGCTACTTCCGATGGCGAAGCACCTTGACCTGACCGTCATGGCATGGTCCCCCTTGGGTGGCGGGATCCTCAGCGGCAAATATAACACGGGAAACGCTGAAAAGGATGCCAGGATGAAACAGAACTATGCCCGGAATCCGTTTGCCCTGAGTGAGAGGAACCTGAAGGTGGCCGAGCAGGTGGTCGAGATAGCCAAGGAGATGAACAGGACACCCTCCCAGATAGCATTGAATTGGCTGAAGCAGAAGAGGAACGCTCTGATAGTGCCCATCCTCGGGACCAGAAGGCTGGCACAGATGGAGGACAACCTCGCCTGTCTCGATTTCTCTTTGAACGAGGCAACGATGAAGAGGCTGGACGAGGTAAGCGACGTCGATCTGGGATTCCCGAACAGCTTCCTCGGAAGGGAGATCAACAAAAAGATGATACTGGGAGATTATTGGGACAGTTTAGACAACCATCGTGCTTGAGCAATGGAGGAACTGGCTCCGAATTACTTACGATCATCTTTCATCGGATGATCTTAGGCGTGGTGTTGGGACCGATGATAAGCAAAGGTCCTACTGACCAGAGGTTCGTTTCTTTCCGAGACATGGATGTTGACCTGACCCGGGAAGCGAACAGATCCTCTGGATTCTGGAGCATCAGTCATGAATTGAATGACGATGTACAGTCCTGTGCTCGGAGTAAGCATTCATCCTTTTTTTGCCAGATTGGTTGGACGAACACCTGGTCCATTTCTTATGATGATCATCAAGGATTCCGAAATGGACTGGCTTTCAATTTAGGCTAAATTCGGGTTCTGTAAATTACTGCCATATCATTAAGGCATAAGTTTCCAATCGTTTTGTACCACCACTTTGAGGTATATTGATAATTAATTTCTGGTGAGGGATCAAAATGGAAAATAGAGAAGGAACCCGTCTACGGTCCATTATGATAGTGACAATGATCCTGACTGGAGCGTTCTTTGTCGTTTCACCAAGTCCATCAACTGCCGAGCAGGCAGGCGATTACACCTATTCGATCAACGACGGGTCCGCAGTGATATCAGCCTATACCGGAGCAGGAGGGGCTGTCACCATCCCTTCCTCCCTGGGGGGATATACAGTGACGGGCATCGGCGCCTATGCGTTCAACAATGCTGCGGGCTTCTCGGTAAGGTCCTTGATCATCCCCGATAGCGTGACAAGCATCGATATCTACGCCTTCGATGGATGCACTGCGCTCACCTCGTTGACGCTGGGCAGCAGCCTCCTCACCATAGGCAACGGTGCATTCGAGCGTTGTTCTGGTCTGATCTCCGTCACCATTCCCAACAGCGTCACCAGGATCGGAAGCTGGGCGTTCTATTCCTGCACTTCCCTCTCCACCCTGACCCTGGGAAGCGGCGTGGTCAACATTGGCGATTATGCCTTTGACGGGTGTTCCGCCCTGGTCTCGTTGACCATCCCCAACAATGTGGTCAGCGTCGGAACGAGCGCGTTCGAGGGTTGCTCCGCGTTAACCTCCGTGTCCATATCAAACCGGGTACAGACCATCGGCAGTTTTGCGTTCTATGACTGCAAGGCACTTATGACCGTGACGATGGGCAGCGGTGTGACAAGCGTAGGCAGCTCCATGTTCTATGGTTGCGATCTCTTGACCTCGATCACCTTCTTGGGGCTGGTCGCACCGACCTCGGTCGGTTCATACTGGTTGCCCCTCAACTCGTACATAATCAGAGGTCATGCCTATGCCACCTCGAATTTTCCCGCCCCAGGCAACACATACTACGGCCTGATGATGGAGTCTACCATCGATCCAGTGGTCCCAGAAGCTCCGAACGGACTTTCTGCGGCTCCCGCCGATGCTGGGATGGTCCTTACGTGGTCGGCGCCCTCCTCGAGCGGCGGTGGGTCTATCATCGACTACAAGATGTACCGAGGGACCGCATCCGCAGGGGAATCATATATCGGACACACGGGCAGCGGTTCTGCTCTGACCTATACGGACACTGGCCTGACCAACGGCGCTACATATTACTATCAGGTCACTGCCGTGAATGCCTATGGGGAAGGGCCGGGAAGCAATGAGATCTCTGGAAAGCCTTCGGTCGCATTGTCAGCTCCGCGGGACCTTCAAATAACAGCCGGCGACAGCCAGGCATCACTTACCTGGACAATGCCGAGCACAATAGGTGACTATCCGATCGATTACTATATCGTCTATCAGGACGGGGTCGACGTAAGACATCCGACCGGTACCACCTCGATCATCACGGGCCTTAACAATGGACAGCCCTACATCTTTGCAGTAGCCGCCCATAATTCCGTGGGCGTTGGACCCCAAACGGCCGCAACACCGACGACTCCGGTTACCTCAAAGACGGTTCCAGGAGCTCCGACCGGACTGGTTGCGACACCTGGTAATGCCCAGGTGGCACTTTCCTGGTCTGCACCAGTTAGCAATGGAGGTGCGACCATAGACTATTATCTTGTCCTTGTGGACGGAGTTGCCAAAACGGCCCACTATAGCACAACGACCGCGACCGTTTCCGGTCTGACCAATGGTCATCAATACAGTTTCACGGTCACCGCCCACAACGTCATCGGCACCAGCCTCCAGTCAGCTGCGGTGAAATCGACACCAACGGCACCAGTGACGGTTCCAACCGCGCCCAGGGACCTGACCACCATGCCCGGTGATGGGCAGGTGTCACTGACATGGTCTGCTCCATCCAGTAACGGAGGGGCGGCCATCGACTATTATCTCGTCTATGTCGATGGGGTTGTAAGGACCGACCACTATCCTGCGAGTTCCGCGATCATAACTGGGCTGACCAATGCAAAATCCTACAGCTTCACTGTCGCCGCACACAATTCCGTTGGGGTCAGCTCCCAGTCCTCGGCCATCATCGCGAAGCCTGCTGCCACGATCACGGTTCCGGGAGTCCCTGTTGGTCCGAACTCCGTGCCTGGGGATGGGCAGATTGCATTAACATGGTCAGCACCCTCCAGTAACGGTGGGGCCAACATCGATTATTATCTGGTCTATACCGACGGAGTCGTCGGAACAGATCATTATACGACCACATCGGCCACCATCACTGGACTGACCAATGGCCAAACCTACAGTTTCACCATTGTGGCCCATAATTCGGTCGGAACCGGAGCGCAGTCAGCGGCCGTGAAGGCCAAGCCATCCACCTCCACGACCGTTCCAGGAGTCCCGATCGGTCTGACCGCGATGCCGGGAGATGGCCAGGTCGAGCTTTCATGGTCAGCCCCCGGGAGCAACGGGGGAGCGGCCATCGATTATTATCTGGTCTACGTCGACGGGGTTGCGAGAACCGATCATTACCCGACCAGTTATGTGACGTTGACGGACCTTGCCAACGGCAGGTCCTATACCTTCGCCGTCTCAGCCCACAACATCATTGGGGACGGTATACGATCTTCAGCCGTGACCTCCACCCCTTCGGTGACCCTGACCGTTCCAGGCGTGCCTACCGGATTGGTCGCCGTTCCTGGAGATGGCCAGGTATCTTTATCTTGGACGATCCCGAGCGGCAATGGCGGCTCGGTGATCGACTATTATGTCATCTATCGAAATGGCAGTGATGTGTCCCATGTGACATCCACGTCTGAAACGGTCACCGACCTGATGAACGGTCAGATGTATGGGTTCACCGTGGCTGCCCACAATGCAATCGGAATGGGAGCGCAATCATCTTCCGTTACCGCTATGGCTTCCGCCACCACCGCCGTCCCTGGCGCCCCATTCGGCCTGACGGCCACCCCTGGTGATGGCCAGATCGTGCTATCATGGTCATCTCCTGGCAGCAATGGTGGGGCGACGATCGATTATTATGTGATCTACATCAACGGGACCCAGATGGCAGATCATTTTGTGGATAACGTCGAAGTTATTTCCGGATTGATCAACGGGCTGCAATACAACTTCACAGTGGCTGCCCATAACTCGGTCGGGATCGGTCCACAATCATCCGTCCTGTCGGCGATGCCTTCGCCTACAATAACGGTTCCTGGGATCCCAGGTGGTCTCAACGTCACTTTGGTCAAGGACCTGGTTTCATTGTCGTGGGATCCTCCCAGCGTCAACGGAGGGGACGCGATCGATTATTATGTGATCTTCCAGGATGGCGTGGATGCCTATCATGAAACAGCCACCTCAAAGATGATCGTAGGTCTGACCAACGGACGGCTCTATAACTTCACAGTGGCAGCCCACAACTCGGTCGGAGTGGGGCAGAGTTCCACAATGGTCAACGCCACCCTGCACTGGAGCCCGGCGCTGCCAGATGTACCTTCCAATGTGACAGTTGTGCCAGGCGATGGATTGGTTACGATTACCTGGAGCGATCCCGATAGCCCTGGCAGTTCTCCGATAGATTACTATGTCGTCTATCAGGACGGTGTCGAGGTAGCGCACCTCATTGGTAATGTGACCACCATCACCGGTTTGACAAACGGCCTAACCTATGATTTTGTGGTTGCTGCCCATAATTCAGAGGGCATGGGGGAGAACTCGACCGCCATCACAGTCACGCTTACATCAAGAGCGGAACCACCAGGAACCACCATGGGCCTGACGGTCACGCCCGGTAACTCGTCGCTGATGATCAGCTGGACCGCCCCCCAGTATTC belongs to Methanomassiliicoccales archaeon and includes:
- a CDS encoding fibronectin type III domain-containing protein, coding for MIVTMILTGAFFVVSPSPSTAEQAGDYTYSINDGSAVISAYTGAGGAVTIPSSLGGYTVTGIGAYAFNNAAGFSVRSLIIPDSVTSIDIYAFDGCTALTSLTLGSSLLTIGNGAFERCSGLISVTIPNSVTRIGSWAFYSCTSLSTLTLGSGVVNIGDYAFDGCSALVSLTIPNNVVSVGTSAFEGCSALTSVSISNRVQTIGSFAFYDCKALMTVTMGSGVTSVGSSMFYGCDLLTSITFLGLVAPTSVGSYWLPLNSYIIRGHAYATSNFPAPGNTYYGLMMESTIDPVVPEAPNGLSAAPADAGMVLTWSAPSSSGGGSIIDYKMYRGTASAGESYIGHTGSGSALTYTDTGLTNGATYYYQVTAVNAYGEGPGSNEISGKPSVALSAPRDLQITAGDSQASLTWTMPSTIGDYPIDYYIVYQDGVDVRHPTGTTSIITGLNNGQPYIFAVAAHNSVGVGPQTAATPTTPVTSKTVPGAPTGLVATPGNAQVALSWSAPVSNGGATIDYYLVLVDGVAKTAHYSTTTATVSGLTNGHQYSFTVTAHNVIGTSLQSAAVKSTPTAPVTVPTAPRDLTTMPGDGQVSLTWSAPSSNGGAAIDYYLVYVDGVVRTDHYPASSAIITGLTNAKSYSFTVAAHNSVGVSSQSSAIIAKPAATITVPGVPVGPNSVPGDGQIALTWSAPSSNGGANIDYYLVYTDGVVGTDHYTTTSATITGLTNGQTYSFTIVAHNSVGTGAQSAAVKAKPSTSTTVPGVPIGLTAMPGDGQVELSWSAPGSNGGAAIDYYLVYVDGVARTDHYPTSYVTLTDLANGRSYTFAVSAHNIIGDGIRSSAVTSTPSVTLTVPGVPTGLVAVPGDGQVSLSWTIPSGNGGSVIDYYVIYRNGSDVSHVTSTSETVTDLMNGQMYGFTVAAHNAIGMGAQSSSVTAMASATTAVPGAPFGLTATPGDGQIVLSWSSPGSNGGATIDYYVIYINGTQMADHFVDNVEVISGLINGLQYNFTVAAHNSVGIGPQSSVLSAMPSPTITVPGIPGGLNVTLVKDLVSLSWDPPSVNGGDAIDYYVIFQDGVDAYHETATSKMIVGLTNGRLYNFTVAAHNSVGVGQSSTMVNATLHWSPALPDVPSNVTVVPGDGLVTITWSDPDSPGSSPIDYYVVYQDGVEVAHLIGNVTTITGLTNGLTYDFVVAAHNSEGMGENSTAITVTLTSRAEPPGTTMGLTVTPGNSSLMISWTAPQYSGSFEIDYYVVYQDGVDVLHVIDNQTTIGGLNNGQNYTIEVGAHNAAGVSNRSIALTVSPMGPNSTNTETSSPTKQDNSSSNVILNVGAVLLLMAAIFGIVLAVERLKKKA
- a CDS encoding GNAT family N-acetyltransferase; its protein translation is MTCGSKIKTYLAFRVERAVDLMGFITSKAGPDDIEAIVDNILRMAKESEGKTLDRETVTSAMKRFLGEPGRGFYLLVRQEGHVVGQCMITSEFSDWRNGEYWWVQSVYVNIDHRRKGFLRALLEEIRVMAKGQGDVFGIRLYVDKDNLNAIEAYRRLGLPPSHYLMMDVPM
- a CDS encoding aldo/keto reductase → MRYKLFGKGGLKVSELCLGTMTFGEDWGWGASKEESKRIFDAYVNAGGTFVDTANGYTNGTSEKYVGEFIAQDRERFVLATKFTFGGKPDNPNGGGNHRKSMFQALNASLKRLNTDYVDIYWVHAWDQITPLEELMRGLDDMVRAGKVLYVGFSDAPAWVVARANAMAEERGWTIFTGLQIPYSLVERTPERELLPMAKHLDLTVMAWSPLGGGILSGKYNTGNAEKDARMKQNYARNPFALSERNLKVAEQVVEIAKEMNRTPSQIALNWLKQKRNALIVPILGTRRLAQMEDNLACLDFSLNEATMKRLDEVSDVDLGFPNSFLGREINKKMILGDYWDSLDNHRA
- the heR gene encoding heliorhodopsin HeR; protein product: MTRESPTYKGLRRFNIAMGFLHFVQAAIILAISSNYALPISSSFLKYNQLTQHLDPVVQVVYNLPIAPMIALFLFISAADHLLLSTPRAFKWYVANLENHINYARWVEYAVSSSVMIVVISMLVGIYDIVSLIAIFAVNACMNLFGMLMEMYNQKREKVNWTPFIFGTLAGIVPWIGITIYLVGSGSTSSNSVPTFVYFIFISLAVFFFSFAFNMILQYRKVGRWKDYLYGEYIYIVLSLVAKTALAWQVFAGTLRPV